In Candidatus Methylomirabilota bacterium, a genomic segment contains:
- the ccoS gene encoding cbb3-type cytochrome oxidase assembly protein CcoS: protein MEQLIYLVVGEFLVSMLMGLAALCAFVWALTAGALSNVERVKYQVLQIEGIEHDADRR from the coding sequence ATGGAGCAGCTCATCTATCTCGTGGTCGGTGAGTTCCTCGTCTCGATGCTGATGGGGCTAGCCGCCCTCTGCGCCTTCGTGTGGGCGCTGACCGCCGGCGCCTTGAGCAACGTCGAGCGAGTGAAGTACCAGGTGCTGCAGATCGAAGGGATCGAGCATGACGCCGACCGGCGATAG
- a CDS encoding cytochrome c oxidase assembly protein: MIPLALWLTVYTLGWWRLRARTTAPAPAWRLGAAVMATGAIAIALLSPLDRWAHERFSAHMVQHLLLLKLAAPAVLLANPLPMVLWGLPRSVRRRLGGQLGRGRPLRRMALALTAMPLAWGLSALALWAWHVPAAWEAALSDRLVHDLEHLVFFGSGVLFWWPLLEAAPRLRAPAHPGARMAYLILGAFQEATLGLLLTVSPQALYPTYGGALDDQWWGGVVMFGAGGLIDMTAVLILLFRVLDRGEPLAVRAV; encoded by the coding sequence GTGATCCCCCTGGCGCTCTGGCTGACGGTCTACACGCTCGGCTGGTGGCGGCTCCGGGCGCGCACGACCGCCCCGGCACCGGCCTGGCGGCTCGGCGCCGCCGTCATGGCCACGGGGGCGATCGCGATCGCCCTGCTGTCCCCGCTCGACCGCTGGGCCCACGAGCGTTTCTCGGCGCACATGGTCCAGCACCTCTTGCTGCTCAAGCTCGCGGCCCCCGCCGTGCTCCTCGCCAACCCGCTGCCGATGGTTCTCTGGGGCCTTCCCCGAAGCGTGCGGCGGCGGCTCGGCGGGCAGCTCGGTCGCGGCCGGCCGTTGCGGAGGATGGCGCTGGCCCTCACGGCGATGCCGCTGGCGTGGGGGCTGTCCGCGCTGGCGCTCTGGGCCTGGCACGTGCCCGCGGCCTGGGAGGCGGCGCTCAGCGATCGGCTCGTGCACGACCTCGAGCACCTGGTCTTCTTCGGTAGTGGTGTGCTCTTCTGGTGGCCGCTCCTCGAGGCGGCGCCGCGGCTGCGGGCGCCAGCCCATCCCGGCGCCCGGATGGCCTACCTGATCCTGGGTGCCTTTCAGGAGGCGACCCTGGGGCTGCTGTTGACGGTGAGTCCCCAGGCGCTCTACCCCACGTACGGGGGCGCCCTCGATGATCAATGGTGGGGCGGGGTTGTCATGTTCGGTGCCGGCGGCCTGATCGACATGACGGCGGTGCTCATCCTCCTATTCCGGGTGCTCGATCGCGGGGAGCCGCTGGCCGTGCGGGCCGTATAG
- a CDS encoding YeeE/YedE family protein: MEPGWSLYVSALTVGILFGYVLQRGGFCLTRALANLVLSGDATILRAWILALVVAIIGVQALVSLHVVDVPVHSFRWLANILGGLLFGVGMILAGGCAGSTWYRVGEGAVGAVVVLLGFAIGASVVGIGALAPVRRMLQEPTLTVGDAPPTLANALGVSPWIVIAGLALMAGPWFLRGRGGAAGGKWPWGVTGGAVGLLIIAGWWASSLGDGPQGITFSANTGHLLTYVMVGFPNRMTWGMLLLPGVAVGAFAGAWLAGEFRWKLPPGWSLVKLFGGGLLMGGAALLGDGCNISHGLTNLATLAVSSLVSFACMGLGGWATLWALYLRAGASERVRAASGAAPSGIPAP; encoded by the coding sequence ATGGAACCCGGCTGGTCGCTGTACGTGTCCGCCCTGACGGTGGGCATCCTCTTCGGTTACGTCCTGCAGCGCGGCGGATTCTGCCTCACCCGTGCGCTGGCCAACCTCGTCCTGAGCGGTGACGCCACGATCCTCCGGGCCTGGATCCTCGCGCTCGTGGTGGCCATCATCGGCGTTCAGGCGCTGGTGAGCCTTCACGTCGTCGACGTCCCGGTCCACTCCTTTCGCTGGCTGGCGAACATCCTCGGTGGTCTGCTCTTCGGCGTCGGCATGATCCTGGCCGGCGGATGCGCCGGCAGTACATGGTACCGGGTCGGTGAGGGCGCGGTCGGCGCTGTTGTCGTGCTGCTCGGCTTCGCCATCGGCGCCAGCGTCGTCGGGATCGGGGCGCTGGCCCCGGTGCGGCGGATGCTCCAGGAGCCGACGCTCACGGTGGGCGACGCCCCGCCCACGCTTGCCAACGCGCTCGGCGTGTCCCCTTGGATCGTGATCGCCGGTTTGGCCCTCATGGCAGGGCCGTGGTTCCTGCGCGGTCGGGGCGGAGCTGCAGGGGGCAAGTGGCCCTGGGGGGTGACCGGCGGAGCCGTCGGGCTCCTGATCATCGCGGGATGGTGGGCCTCGAGCCTCGGCGACGGACCGCAGGGCATCACCTTCAGCGCCAACACGGGCCATCTCCTGACGTACGTCATGGTCGGATTTCCCAACCGGATGACCTGGGGCATGCTGCTGCTCCCCGGGGTCGCCGTGGGTGCGTTCGCCGGCGCCTGGCTTGCCGGCGAGTTCCGCTGGAAGCTGCCTCCGGGATGGAGCCTGGTCAAGCTCTTCGGGGGCGGGCTGCTCATGGGTGGCGCGGCCCTGCTCGGCGATGGCTGCAACATCAGCCACGGCCTCACCAACTTGGCCACCCTCGCGGTGAGCAGTCTGGTGAGCTTCGCCTGCATGGGTCTGGGGGGCTGGGCGACGCTGTGGGCCCTCTACCTGCGTGCGGGCGCCAGCGAGCGCGTCAGAGCTGCGAGCGGAGCGGCGCCGTCAGGCATCCCAGCACCTTGA
- a CDS encoding iron ABC transporter permease → MTVAVLSLLVLVVLPLASMVWGSLTEAGRPTLAHFREALGSRLYVQALRNSLVLGLWTAVLSVVVGVPLAWAVSRTDAPAKRFVHLTAVISYVTPPYLTAIAFVNLFSPNAGLINRFVRDVLGLPGLTFNVFSMAGLVLVTALHTFPFVYLLAASALESVDASMEESAQILGAGRWRIAAAVTLPLVAPAVLSGALIAFVNAIALFGSQAIIGLPGRVFTLPTRIYALFDYPPQYGLASAISLIFVVITVLALYLQRRYLARRSYVTVGGKGSRPQLVRLGAARWAIFAFCVAVFVVAVLAPYLTLLAVSVSQSWGLGFWQHLTLQHYRFVLLEYDVTRRAIWNSLLLASAAATLTVLLGSLIGWIDLRTGFRGRKLLDYASLIPLGLPGIVVAVALIQFWLRMPLPIYGTLLIILLAYTGRYVPLGVRSANAAFRQIDPSLEETARVTGAGWLRTFRSVTLPLARPGLFAGWLLVFVPAIQELSASILLFSSESITLAVAVYNLYETGALEPVAALAIVTMVIITAAIALASRLGRVGGAAPVERVPVTP, encoded by the coding sequence ATGACCGTGGCGGTCCTCTCGCTCCTGGTGCTCGTCGTCCTGCCCCTGGCCTCCATGGTCTGGGGCAGCCTCACCGAGGCCGGCCGGCCGACACTGGCGCACTTCCGGGAGGCGCTGGGGAGCCGACTGTACGTGCAGGCGCTCCGCAATTCCCTCGTGCTCGGGCTGTGGACGGCCGTGCTGAGCGTCGTCGTCGGGGTTCCGCTGGCCTGGGCGGTGAGCCGGACCGATGCGCCGGCCAAACGGTTCGTGCATCTGACGGCCGTGATCTCGTACGTCACGCCGCCGTACCTGACGGCCATCGCCTTCGTCAACCTCTTCAGCCCCAACGCCGGCCTGATCAACCGGTTCGTCCGCGACGTGCTGGGGCTGCCCGGCCTGACCTTCAACGTGTTCTCGATGGCCGGCCTGGTCCTCGTCACCGCGCTGCACACCTTTCCCTTCGTGTACCTGCTCGCCGCCAGCGCGCTCGAGTCGGTGGACGCGTCGATGGAGGAATCGGCCCAGATCCTGGGGGCGGGGCGCTGGCGCATCGCCGCCGCGGTCACCTTGCCGCTCGTCGCGCCGGCCGTGCTGTCGGGGGCGCTGATCGCCTTCGTGAACGCCATCGCGCTGTTCGGCTCGCAGGCCATCATCGGCCTGCCCGGCCGGGTCTTCACGCTGCCCACCCGGATCTACGCCCTGTTCGACTACCCGCCCCAGTACGGGCTGGCCTCGGCGATCTCGTTGATCTTCGTCGTCATCACCGTGCTCGCGCTCTACCTGCAGCGGCGCTACCTGGCCCGGCGCTCCTACGTGACCGTGGGCGGGAAGGGCAGCCGTCCCCAGCTCGTCCGGCTGGGGGCGGCCCGCTGGGCCATCTTCGCGTTCTGCGTGGCCGTGTTCGTGGTGGCGGTGCTGGCGCCGTACCTCACGCTGCTGGCCGTGTCGGTGAGCCAGTCCTGGGGCCTGGGGTTCTGGCAGCACCTCACGCTCCAGCACTATCGCTTCGTCCTGCTCGAGTACGACGTCACCCGGCGGGCCATATGGAACAGCCTGCTCCTGGCCTCCGCGGCGGCCACGCTGACCGTTCTGCTGGGCAGCCTGATCGGGTGGATCGATCTCCGCACGGGGTTCCGCGGCCGCAAGCTGCTCGACTACGCCTCGCTCATCCCGCTGGGACTGCCGGGGATCGTCGTCGCGGTGGCCCTGATCCAGTTCTGGCTTCGCATGCCGCTGCCCATCTACGGCACCCTGCTCATCATCCTGCTCGCCTACACCGGGCGGTACGTGCCGCTCGGCGTGCGCTCGGCCAACGCCGCCTTCCGCCAGATCGATCCGTCGCTGGAGGAGACGGCGCGGGTCACCGGGGCCGGGTGGCTGCGGACGTTCCGCAGCGTCACGCTGCCGCTGGCCCGTCCCGGCCTCTTCGCCGGCTGGCTGCTCGTCTTCGTCCCGGCCATCCAGGAGCTGTCCGCCTCCATCCTGCTCTTCAGCTCGGAGTCCATCACCCTGGCCGTCGCCGTCTACAATCTCTACGAGACGGGAGCGCTGGAACCGGTGGCCGCGCTGGCGATCGTCACCATGGTGATCATCACCGCGGCGATCGCGCTGGCCAGTCGGCTGGGCCGCGTCGGCGGCGCCGCGCCCGTGGAGCGCGTCCCGGTGACCCCGTGA
- a CDS encoding ABC transporter ATP-binding protein: MAGIQVERVTKRFGAVIAVRDLSLEIRDRAFVTLLGPSGCGKTTLLRLIAGFTAPDEGVIRAGGVTLSTPTSVVPPERRGMGMVFQNYAVWPHRTVHDNVAFGLVVRKVARRDIQQRVARILELVNLSGLERRYPSELSGGQQQRVALARSLVVEPGILLLDEPLSNLDAKLRERMRWELKDLQRRTGITFIYVTHDQSEAMALSDRIAVMHQGVIMQYGPPREVYSRPANRTVADFMGLVNLVAGLVVRSAGEDSLVTIGGNHPVGLALPEGLAEGQTVQVAIRPESLHVTALTPGAVTEGPGAVPGKVADVTFLGNVLDCHVTLDDGSRVRVQLDPTQTLEVGQRVGVRFDRRAASVFTA; encoded by the coding sequence ATGGCCGGAATCCAGGTCGAGCGGGTGACCAAGCGGTTCGGGGCGGTGATCGCCGTCCGCGATCTGAGCCTCGAGATCCGGGATCGCGCGTTCGTGACCCTGCTGGGTCCGAGCGGCTGCGGCAAGACCACGCTGCTCAGGCTCATCGCCGGCTTCACGGCGCCCGACGAGGGCGTGATTCGCGCCGGCGGGGTCACCCTGTCGACGCCCACGTCGGTCGTGCCGCCCGAGCGGCGGGGCATGGGGATGGTGTTCCAGAACTACGCCGTCTGGCCCCACCGGACGGTCCACGACAACGTCGCCTTCGGCTTGGTCGTCCGCAAAGTCGCCCGCCGGGACATCCAGCAGCGAGTGGCCAGGATCCTCGAGCTCGTCAACCTCTCCGGTCTCGAGCGCCGCTACCCCAGCGAGCTCAGCGGCGGGCAGCAGCAGCGCGTGGCCTTGGCCCGAAGCCTGGTGGTGGAGCCCGGTATCCTGCTGCTCGACGAGCCGCTGTCGAACCTGGACGCCAAGCTGCGCGAGCGGATGCGTTGGGAGCTGAAGGACCTGCAGCGCCGGACGGGGATCACCTTCATCTATGTCACCCACGATCAGTCGGAAGCCATGGCGCTGTCCGACCGCATCGCGGTGATGCACCAGGGGGTGATCATGCAGTACGGTCCGCCGCGCGAGGTCTACTCGCGACCGGCCAACCGGACGGTCGCCGACTTCATGGGCCTCGTGAACCTGGTGGCCGGCCTGGTGGTCCGATCGGCCGGCGAGGACAGCCTGGTCACCATCGGCGGCAACCATCCCGTCGGCCTGGCCCTGCCCGAGGGCCTGGCCGAAGGCCAGACGGTTCAGGTCGCCATCCGCCCGGAAAGCCTGCACGTGACGGCGCTGACGCCCGGGGCCGTGACGGAGGGCCCGGGGGCGGTTCCCGGGAAAGTCGCCGATGTTACCTTTCTCGGCAATGTCCTCGACTGTCACGTGACTCTGGACGACGGATCGCGGGTCCGGGTTCAGCTCGATCCGACCCAGACGCTGGAGGTCGGCCAGCGGGTGGGAGTACGCTTCGATCGCCGGGCGGCGAGCGTGTTCACCGCCTGA
- a CDS encoding phage holin family protein, with translation MATSMLRDEPVEALSTRELIGEIMGKGTLLLRKEAELAKAEIRADLKSHLAMAKGLAVAALFGLLGLNALVVALVFGLTAWMPGWLAALIVAGVLLVLAALIGYIGWRRRVIPLTVTRKTLKEDVQWAKQQLA, from the coding sequence ATGGCGACCAGCATGCTACGTGATGAGCCGGTAGAGGCTCTGTCCACTCGCGAGCTGATCGGGGAGATCATGGGCAAGGGGACCCTCCTGCTCAGGAAGGAAGCGGAGCTGGCCAAGGCCGAGATCAGGGCCGATCTGAAGTCGCATCTGGCGATGGCCAAGGGCCTGGCCGTGGCGGCGCTCTTTGGTCTCCTGGGGTTGAACGCCCTGGTCGTGGCCCTCGTGTTCGGGTTGACGGCCTGGATGCCGGGCTGGCTGGCGGCGCTCATCGTCGCCGGGGTCCTGCTGGTCCTCGCCGCCCTGATCGGGTACATCGGCTGGAGACGACGGGTGATCCCACTGACGGTGACCCGCAAAACGCTGAAAGAGGACGTGCAATGGGCGAAACAACAACTGGCCTGA